From uncultured Desulfobacter sp.:
CCGTAACTTGGAAAATGAACAAAACAAACTTCTTTCTCTCCTTTTCCCGGAAAAACCATGTGACTGTATGGCCCGGGGCTGTGAACCGCTGTTTTCACAGTCCGAATGCTTCCGCCATCAAGGATTTCAACCTGAAAAATTTTGTCCAGATAATGATTGGGCCAGTCCGTAATCTCTTGAATCCGGTGCATGAGACTGTTTGCATTTATGTTCAACAAAAGCACTTTTCCATTTTCACGGATAAGATGATCATAGGGTGTTCCATCACCAAAAGGTGTAAGGCTGGATTCGTGCCCTATTATCAAATCTCTGGAGTATGGTCCAAAAGCTGCCACTGAATGGGTTGGATGCAGACTTCTTCTGACGCCTGGCTGGCGCCGGAAAATCTCACATAGATTCCCGGTTGTCGCAGGGGTGTTATCCGGATCAAAACAGGTTAAATTTTCCGTCACATACTTATAGGTGCTGCCGCCGCCGGTGAATGTGGGCATCATCAGTGTTCCTTGAGAACCGATAATGTTTTTGATGGCCGATATGATTGATTCACTTCCGCCGGAAATGTACCCCATTCCATTAAGAGCACTGTGAATACATACCATATCCCCTGTACTGAGCCCCAGTGCAGCAAGATCTCTTTCAATCATTTTCTGAGAAACTTTTCGGAAAACGCGATTTCTATATGTAAAAAATGACCGTTTTACTCCTTTGGGAAACAATTGGTATTTTAGTTTGCGAAAGATAAATTAACTCCTCCTTTTACCGGTTCACCCGGCTGGCTTGAAGCAGTAATGCATCAAGAAAATATTTT
This genomic window contains:
- a CDS encoding AAC(3) family N-acetyltransferase translates to MIERDLAALGLSTGDMVCIHSALNGMGYISGGSESIISAIKNIIGSQGTLMMPTFTGGGSTYKYVTENLTCFDPDNTPATTGNLCEIFRRQPGVRRSLHPTHSVAAFGPYSRDLIIGHESSLTPFGDGTPYDHLIRENGKVLLLNINANSLMHRIQEITDWPNHYLDKIFQVEILDGGSIRTVKTAVHSPGPYSHMVFPGKGEKEVCFVHFPSYGLPFLQGEKENDIYKRMSPNVVSFLYNRYQWFMKHNIVRKGKVGFGNAILLKATPFAERIQKDMEEHHSRNHGLYERKRLKKMWETGSTNGPMPVL